From a region of the Acinetobacter calcoaceticus genome:
- a CDS encoding aldehyde dehydrogenase: MQNVQLLIHGQSVDASNQATFERISPIDGSVATKAAAATLEDVDRAVDSAQQAFKVWSKLSPTERRLRLLKAADLMDQKTEQFIETGMQETGSTATWYGFNVHLAANMLREAAAMTTQIDGSLIPSDVPGNLAMGVRVPCGVIVGIAPWNAPVILATRALAMPLACGNTVVLKASEACPATHRLIGEVLHEAGLGEGVVNVITHAAEDAPQIVERLVSHPAVKRINFTGSTKVGKIIAETAAKYLKPVLLELGGKAPVVVLNEVDINEAVNAVAFGAFFNQGQICMSTERVLVQDNIADQFIEKLIEKTRSIQAGNPTSKENALGVLESRRAANRIRHLLEDAQNKGADLPLGIHIEDTTMQPTLVLNIKPDMLLYREESFGPVCTVQRFSSVEEGVALANDSEFGLSSAVFSQNISQALEVAKQIDSGICHINGATVHDEAQMPFGGTKSSGYGRFGSKASIGEFTDLRWITIQTQSRHYPI; this comes from the coding sequence ATGCAAAATGTACAGTTACTTATTCACGGTCAATCTGTTGATGCATCAAATCAGGCAACTTTTGAGCGTATTAGCCCAATTGATGGATCGGTGGCAACTAAAGCTGCTGCTGCAACCTTGGAAGATGTTGATCGTGCAGTCGATTCGGCACAACAAGCTTTTAAAGTATGGTCGAAACTCTCGCCTACCGAACGCCGTTTACGTTTGTTAAAAGCAGCCGATTTAATGGACCAAAAGACTGAGCAATTCATTGAAACAGGAATGCAAGAGACAGGTTCAACTGCCACATGGTATGGGTTTAACGTTCACCTTGCTGCAAACATGTTACGTGAAGCAGCAGCAATGACCACACAAATTGACGGCAGCCTCATTCCGTCAGATGTGCCGGGCAATCTTGCGATGGGTGTACGGGTTCCTTGCGGTGTTATTGTGGGCATTGCTCCATGGAATGCCCCTGTCATTTTGGCAACACGTGCGCTTGCTATGCCTTTGGCTTGTGGTAACACGGTAGTGTTAAAAGCCTCGGAAGCCTGCCCAGCAACACATCGTCTAATTGGTGAAGTGTTACACGAAGCAGGTCTAGGTGAAGGTGTGGTAAATGTGATTACGCATGCTGCTGAAGATGCACCACAAATTGTTGAACGTTTAGTGTCTCATCCAGCCGTAAAACGCATTAATTTTACGGGTTCAACCAAAGTCGGAAAAATTATTGCAGAGACTGCTGCTAAATATTTAAAACCTGTTTTACTCGAACTTGGTGGCAAAGCCCCTGTCGTGGTTTTAAATGAAGTTGATATTAATGAAGCCGTAAATGCCGTCGCTTTTGGAGCATTTTTTAATCAGGGTCAAATTTGTATGTCGACCGAACGTGTTTTGGTTCAAGACAATATTGCCGACCAGTTTATTGAAAAACTGATTGAGAAAACCCGCTCTATTCAGGCGGGTAACCCAACCTCGAAAGAAAATGCGCTCGGTGTTTTAGAAAGTCGACGCGCTGCAAACCGCATTCGGCATTTGCTGGAAGATGCTCAAAACAAAGGTGCTGACTTACCTTTAGGCATTCATATTGAAGACACCACCATGCAACCGACGCTGGTGCTCAATATTAAACCTGACATGTTACTTTACCGCGAAGAATCGTTTGGGCCTGTCTGCACAGTTCAACGTTTTTCAAGCGTTGAAGAAGGTGTAGCACTGGCAAATGACAGCGAATTCGGTCTTTCTTCAGCAGTGTTTAGCCAGAATATTTCGCAGGCATTAGAAGTCGCTAAACAGATTGATTCGGGTATTTGTCACATTAACGGTGCAACCGTACATGACGAAGCTCAAATGCCATTTGGTGGTACAAAATCGAGCGGTTATGGACGTTTTGGTAGTAAAGCCTCTATTGGTGAATTTACCGATTTACGCTGGATCACCATTCAAACTCAATCGCGTCATTACCCGATTTAG
- a CDS encoding tannase/feruloyl esterase family alpha/beta hydrolase, protein MNENKKRLWTQSTVLLAIAAVLTGCGNDNDSTTSLPQTPPQLTPAVGAKLNGSCSDLTGFQYNNTVISSSTLQEAGTLTVANKPIGAHCLVKGYMNQRVSPVDGQTYQIGFEMRLPVNWNGRFLYQGNGGTDGNLVPATGQVGSGGPLTNALHDGFAVISSDAGHNASQNPMFGLDPQARVDYGYGAITKLTPMAKNLIKTAYGKLPDRSYAGGTSNGGRHAMIAATRLGDQYDGILASTPGFHLPRAAAAQLYTAQQLRRVATDENDLSTALTLPERKVLAKAILDRCDALDGVADGLVQDVEACRTAFNIHQHVPVCSSTRDGTCLSTEQIDVLANIYRGPVNSAGQALYATQPFDPGLVGSNWASWKFESSVGTARDPVAVGILFQVPPDPTVVQNSRQFAFNYNFDTDYLKLSATNELYTESSMSFMMPPDELNLDKLRNHGGKMIVVQGTADGVFSVDDTQNWYDQLLQHYKNDAKGTAPEFARFFRVPGMNHTRDGIATDQFDALTALVNWVEYGQAPDKIIATARGAGNPSGQVNTELPQNWAPDRTRPLCPYPLIARYNGQGDSEKAENFSCK, encoded by the coding sequence ATGAATGAAAACAAAAAGCGTCTTTGGACACAATCCACCGTATTGCTTGCGATTGCGGCAGTATTGACTGGTTGTGGTAATGACAATGACAGTACAACCTCATTACCTCAAACACCTCCACAACTTACTCCTGCGGTTGGTGCAAAATTAAATGGAAGCTGTTCAGATCTGACCGGATTTCAATATAACAATACTGTAATTAGCTCATCCACGCTTCAAGAGGCGGGTACATTGACTGTAGCCAACAAGCCGATTGGTGCGCATTGTTTAGTTAAAGGTTATATGAACCAACGTGTAAGCCCTGTCGATGGACAAACCTATCAAATTGGTTTTGAAATGCGCTTACCCGTTAACTGGAATGGTCGTTTTCTCTATCAAGGCAATGGCGGAACCGATGGCAATCTAGTGCCTGCAACAGGTCAGGTTGGCAGTGGTGGTCCGCTCACCAATGCCCTACATGACGGTTTTGCTGTCATTTCTTCCGATGCTGGACATAACGCTTCACAAAACCCCATGTTTGGTTTAGACCCTCAAGCCAGAGTTGACTATGGATATGGTGCTATTACCAAACTCACGCCTATGGCAAAAAACCTGATCAAAACGGCCTATGGTAAATTGCCTGATCGCTCCTATGCCGGTGGTACATCTAATGGTGGTCGCCACGCCATGATTGCAGCAACCCGTTTGGGCGACCAATATGATGGAATTTTAGCAAGCACACCGGGTTTCCATTTGCCTCGAGCAGCCGCAGCACAACTTTATACAGCACAACAGCTTCGTCGTGTCGCAACAGATGAAAATGACTTAAGTACCGCCCTTACCCTTCCAGAACGTAAAGTATTAGCAAAAGCGATTTTAGATCGATGCGATGCCTTAGATGGTGTTGCAGATGGACTCGTTCAAGATGTTGAGGCTTGCCGTACTGCTTTTAATATTCACCAACATGTACCTGTTTGCTCAAGTACAAGAGATGGCACCTGCCTAAGTACCGAACAAATTGATGTGCTAGCCAACATTTACCGTGGCCCTGTAAACTCTGCTGGACAAGCTCTGTATGCAACCCAGCCTTTCGACCCAGGTTTAGTCGGCAGTAACTGGGCAAGCTGGAAATTTGAATCTTCGGTTGGAACAGCGCGTGACCCTGTTGCAGTCGGCATTCTTTTTCAGGTTCCGCCAGATCCAACTGTAGTTCAAAACTCTAGACAATTTGCCTTTAATTATAATTTTGATACTGATTATCTAAAACTATCGGCAACCAACGAGCTGTACACCGAAAGCTCCATGTCTTTTATGATGCCGCCCGATGAACTTAATCTGGATAAACTGCGCAACCACGGTGGAAAAATGATTGTGGTACAAGGCACAGCTGACGGTGTTTTCTCTGTCGATGACACCCAAAATTGGTATGATCAACTACTCCAACACTATAAAAATGATGCAAAAGGTACAGCGCCTGAATTTGCACGTTTCTTTAGAGTTCCGGGCATGAACCATACCCGTGATGGTATTGCGACCGACCAGTTTGATGCATTGACTGCTTTAGTTAACTGGGTCGAATATGGGCAAGCACCTGACAAAATCATTGCAACTGCACGCGGCGCAGGTAACCCAAGTGGTCAAGTGAATACTGAACTTCCGCAAAACTGGG
- a CDS encoding DUF3237 domain-containing protein: MKKVVTLLCGFSFIALTHAETLYSPPPIQLESLAKFSVDLNAPVWELGTTSDAGKRRIIPITGGTFEGKSLKGRILNNGADWQTVDSKGLAIIDTRYLLETDDGALIYLQTKGYRHGSAETLKQLAQGKDVDPKNYYFKITMQFETSSPKYAWLNQTVAVGSAMRLGKAVIYDAYTLK, from the coding sequence ATGAAGAAAGTTGTAACGCTACTCTGCGGATTTAGTTTCATTGCCCTGACTCATGCCGAAACGCTATATAGTCCACCACCTATTCAGCTTGAGTCTTTAGCGAAATTTAGTGTGGATCTGAATGCGCCTGTTTGGGAATTAGGCACCACCAGTGACGCAGGTAAACGCCGAATTATTCCCATTACAGGTGGAACATTTGAAGGAAAATCGCTTAAAGGCCGCATTTTAAATAATGGTGCAGATTGGCAAACTGTCGACAGTAAAGGACTGGCAATTATTGATACGCGATATTTGTTAGAAACCGATGACGGTGCACTCATTTATCTTCAAACCAAAGGTTACCGACATGGCTCGGCAGAAACGCTAAAACAGCTCGCCCAAGGCAAAGATGTCGACCCCAAGAACTACTATTTCAAAATTACCATGCAGTTTGAAACCAGTTCACCTAAATATGCGTGGCTCAATCAAACCGTTGCGGTAGGCAGTGCAATGCGTTTGGGCAAAGCGGTTATTTATGATGCCTATACCCTGAAATAA
- a CDS encoding acyl-CoA dehydrogenase family protein, whose translation MPHDTEFELFRDSYRRFLKEQVAPYYEQWEHDGLIPRDLWLRLGENGFLCVDVPEEYGGYGAPVHYSLMLVQETAQAGFASLAVAIGGQNELVSPYLQNIGTEEQKLYWLPKMVTGEVVTAIAMTEANAGSDLQAIRTQAILENDHYRVNGSKTFISNGLHADLIVLVAKTDPPAKAKGISIFLVDAALDGVKKGRSLQKIGLHAQDTAELFFDDVCVPATQRLGEEGQGFAYLMQELPRERLSISMMALGSILGAIELTKDYVMERKAFGQPLSQMQNTRFVLANAQIKAKAAQAFVDQCAALYQQHQLSVTQVAALKCFITDVQCEVIDQLLQLFGGYGYMQEYPISRFFVDARVQKIYGGTNEIMKEIVARELLGK comes from the coding sequence ATGCCACACGATACAGAATTTGAACTATTTCGGGACAGTTACCGCAGGTTCTTAAAAGAACAGGTTGCTCCGTATTATGAACAGTGGGAACACGATGGCCTGATCCCACGTGATCTATGGCTACGTCTTGGGGAAAATGGCTTTTTGTGCGTAGATGTGCCTGAAGAATATGGCGGCTATGGCGCTCCTGTTCATTACTCTCTCATGCTGGTTCAAGAAACTGCTCAAGCTGGCTTTGCATCTTTAGCTGTTGCCATTGGGGGACAAAATGAGCTTGTTTCCCCTTACTTGCAAAATATTGGAACTGAAGAGCAAAAACTCTATTGGTTACCCAAAATGGTGACAGGTGAAGTGGTCACTGCAATTGCCATGACCGAAGCCAATGCTGGTTCAGACTTACAGGCCATACGCACTCAAGCCATTTTAGAAAATGACCACTATCGTGTGAATGGTTCAAAAACATTTATCTCAAATGGATTACATGCCGACCTGATCGTTTTGGTAGCGAAAACTGATCCTCCAGCTAAAGCAAAAGGTATTTCGATTTTTTTAGTTGATGCTGCTTTAGACGGCGTTAAAAAAGGTCGTTCCTTACAAAAAATTGGGCTACACGCCCAAGATACTGCCGAACTATTTTTTGATGATGTTTGTGTGCCTGCAACTCAGCGTTTAGGTGAAGAAGGACAAGGCTTTGCCTATTTAATGCAAGAGTTACCTCGCGAACGCTTGAGCATTTCAATGATGGCTTTGGGGTCAATTTTAGGAGCCATCGAACTGACCAAAGACTATGTGATGGAGCGTAAAGCTTTCGGGCAACCCTTAAGCCAAATGCAAAACACGCGGTTTGTACTCGCAAATGCACAAATCAAAGCAAAAGCTGCCCAAGCTTTTGTAGACCAATGTGCAGCGCTGTATCAACAACACCAGTTAAGTGTGACTCAGGTTGCCGCATTGAAATGCTTTATCACCGATGTCCAATGTGAAGTGATTGATCAATTACTTCAGCTTTTTGGTGGCTACGGTTACATGCAGGAATATCCGATTTCACGCTTTTTTGTGGATGCGCGGGTACAAAAAATTTATGGGGGAACCAATGAAATTATGAAAGAAATCGTTGCCCGAGAACTGCTCGGAAAATAA
- a CDS encoding feruloyl-CoA synthase, whose amino-acid sequence MKEMQMNATQSQDRERFVKLGQHDIHYHHKDDTLYISPKEQLKPYPQKLTDRLIHFAQTKPDHIFAAKRNAQGEWVKLSYAEVLQRAWHIAQALHERNLSQERPLIILSGNDLEHLTLSMGAMLAGVPFSAISPAYSLISQDFGKLKHVFEVLTPGMVYASDGQTFAKGIQACITSDIEVVTNKGLVGNQICTSFQSLLDTPVSNVQEFYQTLDENQIAKFLFTSGSTKLPKAVPTTHLMLCVNQQMLLQTFPEFEETPPVLLDWLSWHHTFGGSHNVGIALYNGGTIYIDDGKPVAGKFDETIRNLKEISPTVYLNVPKGWEELTEALEQDEELRDRFFAKVKILFFAGAALSEAGWNRLDKIAQQHCGEKIRIMSGLGMTETAPSCAFTTGPRVMAGFIGYPAPGCEIKLVPCGDKLEFCVRGKHVMKGYWRLKADQQSTVFDDEGFFHTGDAVRLVDINDPTKGLMYDGRIAEDFKLNTGTFVNVGTIRNKVLIQGNLLVQDVCITGSNLNAVGFLIFPKLEACAQYAGLKLGEHSATEILQHPKVQQWFRQFLTTFNKDATGSSNTVSMLYLMTEPPQLDAGEVTDKGNLNQSNITKRRAALIDELYQKQAENPLIIRVPTLKQ is encoded by the coding sequence GTGAAAGAAATGCAAATGAATGCCACTCAATCACAAGACCGCGAACGGTTCGTAAAATTAGGGCAACATGATATTCATTATCACCATAAAGATGACACGCTCTATATCAGCCCAAAAGAGCAATTAAAACCGTATCCACAAAAACTGACAGATCGGTTAATTCATTTTGCACAGACCAAACCTGACCATATTTTTGCAGCCAAACGCAATGCTCAAGGTGAGTGGGTTAAACTGAGTTATGCAGAAGTTTTACAACGCGCATGGCATATTGCTCAGGCTTTACATGAACGTAACTTAAGCCAAGAAAGACCACTCATCATTTTAAGTGGTAATGATCTTGAACATTTAACACTCTCTATGGGGGCTATGCTGGCAGGTGTGCCTTTTTCAGCAATTTCACCAGCCTACTCTCTTATTTCTCAAGATTTTGGCAAACTCAAACATGTGTTTGAAGTGCTCACCCCAGGCATGGTCTATGCCAGCGATGGTCAGACCTTTGCCAAAGGGATTCAAGCATGTATTACATCAGACATTGAAGTGGTGACCAACAAAGGTCTTGTAGGCAATCAGATCTGCACGTCTTTTCAGTCACTGTTAGATACGCCTGTTTCAAATGTTCAAGAGTTTTACCAAACCCTTGATGAAAACCAAATTGCCAAATTCTTGTTTACATCAGGTTCAACCAAACTACCTAAAGCTGTGCCGACCACACATTTAATGTTGTGTGTTAATCAGCAAATGTTGTTGCAGACTTTCCCTGAGTTTGAAGAAACACCACCTGTTCTACTCGACTGGCTGTCTTGGCACCACACATTTGGCGGCAGTCATAATGTCGGCATCGCGCTCTATAATGGCGGTACGATTTACATTGATGATGGCAAACCCGTTGCAGGAAAATTTGACGAAACCATTCGTAATCTCAAAGAAATTTCTCCAACAGTTTATTTAAATGTGCCAAAAGGTTGGGAAGAACTGACCGAAGCTTTAGAACAAGATGAAGAGTTAAGAGACCGCTTTTTTGCCAAAGTAAAAATTTTATTCTTTGCAGGTGCAGCGCTTTCAGAAGCTGGCTGGAACAGACTTGATAAAATTGCTCAGCAACATTGCGGAGAAAAAATTCGCATTATGAGCGGATTGGGCATGACTGAAACTGCACCATCTTGTGCTTTTACCACTGGCCCACGCGTGATGGCTGGCTTTATTGGTTACCCTGCACCAGGGTGTGAAATCAAACTGGTTCCATGTGGCGACAAACTTGAATTTTGTGTTCGTGGTAAACATGTCATGAAAGGCTATTGGCGCTTAAAAGCAGACCAGCAAAGCACTGTGTTTGATGATGAAGGCTTTTTCCACACAGGTGATGCTGTTCGTTTGGTCGATATCAATGATCCGACTAAAGGGCTGATGTATGACGGTCGAATTGCCGAAGACTTTAAACTCAATACAGGCACTTTCGTCAATGTCGGCACGATTCGCAACAAAGTGCTCATTCAAGGTAATTTACTCGTTCAAGATGTCTGTATTACAGGTTCAAACCTGAATGCTGTTGGCTTTCTGATTTTTCCAAAATTAGAAGCTTGTGCTCAATACGCAGGCCTTAAGCTTGGCGAGCATTCTGCAACAGAGATATTACAGCACCCTAAAGTCCAGCAATGGTTCCGTCAATTTTTAACGACATTTAATAAAGATGCGACTGGCAGTTCAAATACAGTCTCAATGCTTTATTTAATGACCGAACCACCTCAACTCGATGCAGGCGAAGTGACCGATAAAGGTAACCTCAATCAAAGCAATATTACTAAACGTCGTGCTGCTTTAATTGATGAACTTTATCAAAAGCAGGCCGAAAACCCACTCATTATCCGAGTGCCCACCTTAAAGCAATAA
- a CDS encoding OprD family porin: MSKLWMYSTLMLSGSVCAGSFIDNSSVELTTRNFYFDRDYQEQSAYPAAKDWTQGFILKANSGYTEGTVGFGLDILATAGFKLDADAEHGGTGNLPRDTRTNEPADSYGEIGVTAKAKMSQTELRIGTLMPMNPVLVASPARLLPQTYRGISLTSKDIKDFDLQAAYLDKVNHRDSTNYEKIKISGVNGRFKGAETDGLYYLGGNYQLDPAIKLTAFYMDVDDLYNQTMVGALHQHKINDTTNLSSQLRYYRSRDDGQSKAGLVDNDLYHAHFELKHQNHKFIFGTFQHHGDTAFPYLTGGETGLLIDTWPGEFLNPKEKAYSFRYEYDFKDYVPGLRFMTRYTTGHNIYAPNLGGTNLKERETDFDLGYTVQSGWLKNLGLRARYAIYDNNMLSTANIKPVNETRINIDYTWKFK; the protein is encoded by the coding sequence ATGTCGAAATTATGGATGTACTCTACCCTTATGCTCTCAGGATCAGTCTGTGCGGGCAGTTTTATTGACAACAGTTCAGTAGAACTCACCACACGAAATTTCTATTTTGACCGTGACTACCAAGAGCAATCTGCTTACCCCGCCGCCAAGGACTGGACACAAGGGTTTATTCTTAAAGCCAATTCAGGTTATACCGAAGGGACTGTCGGTTTTGGGCTGGATATACTTGCAACGGCGGGTTTTAAACTCGATGCCGACGCAGAGCATGGCGGTACAGGAAACTTACCTAGAGACACGCGCACCAATGAACCTGCTGACTCTTATGGCGAAATTGGGGTCACAGCAAAAGCTAAAATGAGCCAGACCGAGCTACGTATTGGTACGCTAATGCCGATGAATCCTGTTTTAGTAGCTTCACCTGCTCGCTTGTTACCTCAAACTTATCGAGGAATTTCACTGACCAGCAAAGATATTAAAGACTTTGACTTACAAGCAGCCTATCTCGATAAAGTGAATCATCGTGATTCGACCAACTATGAAAAAATTAAAATTTCAGGCGTAAATGGGCGATTTAAAGGTGCCGAAACTGACGGGCTCTATTATTTAGGTGGAAACTATCAGCTTGATCCAGCAATCAAGCTCACCGCTTTTTATATGGATGTTGATGATCTTTATAACCAAACCATGGTTGGTGCCTTACATCAACATAAAATTAATGACACTACTAATCTTAGCTCGCAATTACGCTACTACCGCAGCCGCGATGACGGTCAATCAAAAGCAGGTTTAGTCGATAATGATCTTTATCATGCGCATTTCGAACTCAAACATCAAAACCATAAGTTTATTTTTGGTACCTTCCAACATCACGGCGATACTGCATTTCCGTATTTGACTGGAGGTGAAACCGGACTTCTCATTGATACATGGCCGGGTGAGTTTTTAAATCCAAAAGAGAAAGCCTACAGCTTCCGCTATGAATATGACTTTAAAGATTATGTTCCGGGTTTACGTTTCATGACCCGTTACACCACAGGTCACAATATTTATGCACCCAACTTAGGTGGAACCAATCTAAAAGAACGCGAAACAGACTTTGATTTAGGCTACACCGTTCAAAGTGGCTGGTTAAAAAATTTAGGGCTCCGCGCGCGCTATGCAATCTATGACAACAACATGCTCTCCACTGCCAACATCAAACCTGTAAACGAAACCCGTATCAACATCGATTACACATGGAAATTTAAATAA
- a CDS encoding PaaI family thioesterase: MDQKTLEHLPPIHHHLGGHNIHWNEKNTELTIYYTALESFTNPRGTVEGGMICAMLDDVMGLFAFLANDRKPATTINLTMDFLRPCAVGEVITKCRFIKQGKTVLNLESEAWQNNKMIARSTANFLVLD, encoded by the coding sequence ATGGATCAAAAAACTTTAGAACACTTACCGCCAATTCATCACCATTTAGGCGGTCACAATATTCATTGGAATGAAAAAAACACTGAACTCACCATCTACTACACGGCCCTAGAAAGCTTTACCAACCCACGCGGTACGGTTGAAGGCGGCATGATTTGCGCGATGCTTGACGATGTGATGGGACTCTTTGCGTTTCTGGCAAATGACCGTAAACCAGCAACCACCATTAATTTAACCATGGACTTTTTAAGGCCCTGTGCTGTGGGCGAAGTCATTACAAAATGCCGCTTTATTAAACAAGGTAAAACCGTACTGAATCTTGAAAGTGAAGCTTGGCAAAACAACAAAATGATTGCACGAAGCACAGCTAATTTTCTGGTTTTAGATTAA